One Halobacteriovorax sp. GB3 genomic window carries:
- the greA gene encoding transcription elongation factor GreA, which produces MSLNGSPMTREGFEVVQKELDHLIKVVREELKVTISEARELGDLKENAEYHAAKEKQSVVEGRILLLQGIVAGSKVIDVESTDSDTIVFGATVTLINVDKDEEVTYQIVGEHESDMSKGKISFTSPLGKALLGKEEGDTVVVKAPKGEVEYEVDSFEYK; this is translated from the coding sequence ATGAGTTTAAATGGATCACCAATGACAAGAGAAGGTTTCGAAGTAGTTCAAAAAGAACTCGATCACCTTATTAAAGTTGTCCGTGAAGAATTAAAAGTAACGATTTCTGAAGCCAGAGAGCTTGGCGACTTAAAAGAAAACGCTGAATATCATGCTGCAAAAGAAAAACAATCGGTAGTTGAAGGAAGAATTCTTCTTCTTCAAGGAATTGTTGCTGGAAGTAAAGTTATTGACGTTGAGTCAACAGATAGTGATACAATCGTATTTGGTGCTACTGTAACACTGATCAACGTAGATAAAGATGAAGAAGTGACTTACCAAATTGTTGGAGAGCATGAATCTGATATGTCTAAAGGAAAAATCTCTTTTACTTCTCCTCTAGGAAAAGCATTGCTAGGAAAAGAGGAAGGAGATACTGTTGTCGTAAAAGCACCAAAAGGTGAAGTTGAATATG